The Thermomicrobiales bacterium genome contains the following window.
CCAATCATTCCTACATCATCATGACGATCGGCCTGGTCGCGGCCTTCTTCACGTCGCTCTACATGTTCCGCGTCATCTTCATGACCTTCCACGGCAAGGAACGGTTCGACACGCAGGTTCTTCACCCGCATGAGTCGCCGCGGCTGATGACGATCCCGCTGATTTTGCTGGCGATCCCGGCAGCGCTGATCGGCTTCATCGGCTTCCCGCCGGAGAATGGCTGGCTGCACCGATTCCTGGAACCGGTCTTCACCGTTGGCGGCGCCCACGAATCGGCGATCGCATCGCTCAACGCTATCGAAGGCGCAACCGGACATCATGTCTCGCTAGCCACGACGCTGACGCTTGGCGGCATCTCAACGCTGATTGCGATAGCCGGCATCTGGATCGCCTACATGGCGTACATCAAGCGCGCGCCGGCGTTCGACCCCAACGCATGGGCAACGCGATTCGGCGGGCTGTACACGCTCGTCTCACGCAAGTGGATGGTCGACGAGCTATACGAGACAGTCATCATTCACCCGCTCTACATGATTTCGGTTTTCTTCTGGCGTATCGTCGATGCCGGGATCATCGATGGAGCGGTGAACGGCGTTGCCGGAATCGTCGGGTTCACATCCGGGCGGCTACGACGGGTCCAGACCGGATTCGTCGCGAACTACGCTCTGGCCATCGCGCTCGGCGCAGTAGTTATCGTCGGCGCGTACTTCGTCTTCGTCAGTAGTCTGTTCTCGTGACGAGAGCAGGTAGCGTGGGAACGGTCGATTCGGAATGGGAGATGACGGACATGACGCCGGCGACTGCGTTCCCGCAGACATCTCGGGTGGAGGGGGCGACAACCCGTGAGTAACTTCCCAATACTTAGCCTGATCACGTACTTCCCACTTGCGGGCGCGCTCGTGATCTTCTTTTGGGCGAACGCATCACCGAAAACAACGCGACAGATCGCGCTGTGGGCATCGATCGGGTCGTTTGTCGCGTCGCTCATCATGCTGGCCGGCTTTGACTCCAACAAGTCCGGCATGCAGTGGACCGAACACATGTCGTGGTTGCCCAGCGTCGGCATCCACTACGACATGGGGATTGATGGCATCTCGGTTCTGCTGGTCGTGCTGACGACGTTGCTCAGTATGCTGGCGATTATCTGGTCGTTCGGCCCGATTCAGACGCGGGTGCGCGAGTATTTCATCGCGATTCTGCTGCTTGAGATGGGCATGATCGGTGTCTTCGTCTCCCTCGACCTGTTCCTGTTCTACATCTTCTTCGAGCTCTCGCTGATCCCGATGGCGCTGTTGATCGGCGTCTGGGGTAGCGCCAACCGCGTCTACGCTGCAATCAAGTTCTTCCTGTACACGCTGGCCGGCTCGTTGCTGATGCTCGTCGGCATCGTCGCCACCTATCAGGCCTACTACGAAGAGACCGGCGTTCGCACGCTGAACATCCTCGAGCTTTCTCAGGGACACTATGGCCATACATTCCAGATGTGGACCTTCGCCGCCTTCTTCATTGCTTTCGCCATCAAGGTTCCGATGTGGCCGTTCCATACCTGGCTCCCCGACGCGCACACCGAGGCGCCGACGGCTGGATCGGTTCTACTCGCTGGCGTGTTGCTGAAGATCGGCGGATACGGGCTCATTCGCTTCAACCTGCCACTCTTCGAGGATGCCGCCCGCACGTGGGCGCCGTGGATCATGGTCCTCTCGGTCATCGCGATCATCTACGGCGCGCTGGTTGCGCTGCCGCAGCCGGATATGAAGAAGCTCATCGCGTATTCATCAGTCAGCCATATGGGCTTCGTTACACTCGGAATCTTCTCGTTCACGATGACTGGCATGTATGGCGCGATGATCGTCATGCTCTCGCACGGGTTCGTCACCAGCGGGCTATTCATGTGCGTCGGTGTTCTCTACGATCGCGCTCACACGCGGATGATCAGTGCTTTCGGTGGGCTGGCCACACGGATGCCGATCTATGCCTCGCTGTTCGGCGTGCTGATGTTCGCCTCGATCGGCCTCCCGGGTCTGTCCGGGTTCGTCGGTGAGTATCTGGCGATGCAGGGCGCGTTCCGCGAGTATTACTGGGCCGGCGCAATCTCGATGTTCGTCGTCATCCTGGCCGCCTGGTACATGATGTGGCTATACCAGCGCGTCGTCTTCATGCGGCAGCCAGAGGACATGCCCGACCCACACGATAACGAGCTGACGCCGGAGGAAGTGCTCATGCTTCAGCGCGCGGGCGTTGGTCATGGTGACGCCCACGGGCTACCGGCTGTCTCGGGCGGCTCCGGTGATACGGCTCATGCTGCCGAGCACGGGCGGATCAGCTGGCACGACCTGGACACACGAGAGCTCGTGGCAATCGTGCCGCTGGTCATTCTGTCGATCGTCCTCGGTGTCTGGCCCGGGGTATTCATGAACGTGATGCAGCGGTCGTTGGAAGCTGCCCTTCAGGCTTTCGGAAGCATTGGGATCTAGCGGCGGGATGCGCAGCCGACCGGCGAGACTGCCGGCCGGCGACGGCGAGTAGATCCAACAGGGGGACACGTGGAGACGGTTACTCAGCTCTTCCCGCACATCAACCCGGATGTGACGCTGATCATCCCGCAGCTGATCGTGCTTGGCACGGCGCTACTGCTGCTGCTGGGCGACGTGCTGCTGGATCGCTCCCGGCACAGTGTCCTCACCTGGCTGACGCTCGTCGGTTTCGGCGCGGCGCTGGTTGCGAACTTCTTCTATATCGGCGTCAATCGGACGACGTTCAACGGGATGTTTCGGGCAGACGATATCAGCGTCTTCGTCAACCTCATCGCGCTGACCGGCGCGATCCTGTCGGTGATGATCTCGGCGAGCTACCTCGAGAAGAACGTCGAATCCGGCGGCATGCCGTTGCCGGAATACTACGTGCTGCTGGCGCTCTCCACGCTCGGCGCGATGGTTGTGGGCGCTTCCGGCGATCTGCTGATGGTGTTCATCGGCATCGAGATGGGATCTCTGGCGATCTACGCACTGACCGGCTTCGCCCGAAAGCGGATGACCTCACTGGAAGGCGCGCTGAAATACTTCCTGCTGGGCCTGTTCGCCTCAGCCATTCTGATCTATGGCATGGCCTGGGTCTACGGCGCCACTGGGACGACCAATCTTGACGGCGTCGCGCAGGCACTCTCCGGAGTCGTCACCAACGGTAAGGTCGAGCCGTCGCTGCTACTGGCGCTGCTGCTGCTGACGGTCGGGTTGGGCTTCAAGGTAGCCGCCGTGCCGTTCCACATGTGGACGCCGGACGCGTATCAAGGCGCGCCGACGCCGGTCTCGGCCTACATGTCGGTGATCCCGAAGATCGCCGGGTTTGCGGCAATGATCCGCATCTTCCCGCAGGCGTTGGGACCAATGCGCGACGAGTGGGTGACGATCATCGCGATCCTCGCGATCATCACGATGGCATTCGGCAATATCGTTGCCGTCACGCAGCGTGATGTGAAGCGCATGCTGGCCTACTCGTCGATCGGGCATACCGGTTACGTGATGGCCGGGCTCGCGGCATTCGGAGCAGTCCAGGCAAGTGACGACCATTCGGTGTCATCGGTGCTCTATTATCTGTTCGCCTACGCATTCATGAATATCGGCGCGTTCGCTGTCGTCGCGTGGCTCCAGGAGCGTGGTGGCGGCACGACGATCGACGACTTCAACGGACTCGGCGCCCGTTCGCCCCTGGCTGCGCTGTCGATGACGATCTTCATGTTCTCGCTGATGGGCATCCCGCCGCTGGTCGGCTTCTATGCCAAGTACTATGTGATCGTCGCCACCATTGAGGCGAACATGATCTGGCTGGCCGTCTCTATCGTCCTCGCCTCGGCAGTGTCGGCGTTCTTCTATCTGCGGGTCGTCGCGGCGATGTACTTCGCGCCTGCGCCGGAGACGGAGATGCGCGAGAGCCGCATGCCACTGATGGCCACGGGCCTCGCGGTCATGGTCGTCGCGACGATCCTGGCTGGCATCTTCTCCAGCCAGATCCTCAACCTCGCTCAGAACTGGATCAACGCATTCAGCACAACCGTCGCAATACGGTAGCCGCCCGAATACGAACATCTCGAACGAGAGCCCGTGGCTGTTGGCCGCGGGCTCGTCGCGTCTGATGGACAAGGGGTTGCTTACGCGAGGGTTCATCGCAGGTTCGATCGCCAGACGCTAGAAGGACTGGAGCGTTGTCGCTCCAGTCCTTCCAGCGGCCAAATGAGGGGAGGAGTGAGTGAGACTGACCGGCGGTGCGTCCTGTCACCCCGCCGATCACTTAGATTATCTTCACCCACCCACATTCGAGCATCGGACTATAGTCCTAACTTCGAACTAGGTCCCTGTATAGGCCCCCCTCGCGCGGAGCCGATGCTAGACTCGACATGCGTCGCAACCGGCATCGCGCAAGGCAACGGACGTTGGCACGACACAATTCGACCACGCAACCACAGCAGCGCCCGATCCTCGAAGAAGTCCGCGCTGCCTGGCACACATACGGATCACCGGTCGAGCAATCCGACGATGACCTGCTAGCCATCGTCTGGCATCGGGTTCGCCACAGCCATCCGCTGACGCTCTATCGAGCGATGGCGTTTATCGTCGCGCTCGGGATCATGGCGTCTCATCTCCACGCTGAAAGCAGCTTGCGCGACGAATACTGGGCACTCGTCATCGGCGCGCTACATCTTGGCGCGACGGCCGTTCTGGTCCATCGACTACCGCTTCGGGTCACCCCGATGTCGATTGCCGCCGTTGTGGCTGATGGCGCGATCTGCGTGCTGCTGGTTGCGATGACGTTCGGCTGGCAGGGGCCGTTCTGGCTCTACAGCCTGTCGGCCGTCTTCTGGCCGGCCTTCGCGTTCCCGTTCTGGTTGGCGATGCTGAGTGTCGCGGTCTATGACGCGACAGTTCTGCTGACGAACACGGATCGGATTCGGGCAACCTTCGCCGACGGGTTTGGCGGTGACCTCGCCGCCAGGCTGTTGATGGTATTTCTGATCGCCGGCGCGATCTCGCTTACCGCAAAGGCGATGGCAGCCGCCCGGGTGCTCGCGACAGAGGCCGAGCGCAACCGGATCGCTCGCGATCTCCACGATGGAGTGGGCAAGACGCTCGGCGGCATCAGCCTGGAGGCACGCTCGTTAGCGCAATGGATTGACCGCGACCCCGTCGAAGCGCGACGGCGCGCACGCTATGTCACGCGAATCTCCGAGCGGGCGGCGATGGAAGTCCGGCATGTGATCCGCAGCCTGCGCCAGGGTGAGGCAACCGAGTACCTGCTGCCGGCCGTCTCGGAACGGCTGGCCGACTGGAGTGAGAAACGTCCAGAGACAGTGCACGTGCGGATCAACGGACCGGATAATCCGGTGCCGATTCTGATCCACGGCGAAGTGCTGCGCATGCTCGATGAGCTGCTCAACAACATCGAGCGACACGCTTCCGCGCAGAACGTCTGGGTGCGACTGACTCTCTCATCGGCAGCCGTGACGCTGGCAGTACGGGACGACGGGGTCGGGTTCGACCAGAATTGGCTCGATCCGTGGGCAGACGACGGGCATTTTGGCCTTCTCGGCGCGCGGGAACGCGCACTGATCCTCGGCGGCCACTTCAATCTGCAATCGACTCCCGGCGTGGGCACCGAGGTTACAATCGACATCTCGCTCACCTCGCGAGAGGAGCCACTGGTCCATGTTCTTTGATGACTCTATGCCGGTCGCGTTACCCGACAACGCAGTGATCGGGAAAAACCGTCACGAATCCAGACCTGACGAGATCCGGGTGCTGATCATCGACGACAATTTCGTCGTTCGCCGAGGTCTGCAATCGAGCCTCGAATTCGACCCGGCGATCGAGGTCGTCGGCGAGGGGTCCTCCGGTGACGAGGCGATCGACCTCGCGCGGGACCTGGTGCCTGATGTGATCCTGATGGATATCCGCATGCCCGACCGCGACGGTATCTCGGCAACGGAAGTGATCAGCGACGAATCACCGACGTCGAAAGTGCTCATTCTCACGTGGTCGGAAGATCCCGAGCATCTGCGGAGCGCAGTGCTGGCGGGCGCCAAGGGCTACCTCGTCCATGGGCGCTTCTCGCCGGAGCGGCTCTCGGAGGCGGTTCATGTCATTCACGAGGGTGGCGCGCTGATCACGCCGATGTTGGCGCCAGCGCTCCTCGACTTCGTCCGGGCCGGCACGCAGGGGGGGCGAGGACGCTCAGGCTCCGGGTCGATGCTGACACCGCGGGAACTGCAAGTGTTGGAGTACATCGTGGTGGGCAAGTCGAATCGCGAGATCGCCGAGATCCTGTTCATCGAGGAGAAGACGGTCAAGAACCACATCAGCAACATCTACTCGAAGCTGCACCTGAAGAATCGCTACGAGGCGATTACCCGCGGCCGCGATCATCTCCGCTAACCGTCCGGCGGCGCATCATGGGGCGTGAGTCGCGACGACATCATCGCCCACGATGATGACGATCCCAGTGCCGCCAGTGCCGGGGACAACTGCCGAAGGATCGAGACCGAGGTGGTGGGCGATTGCCGCGGCAGTCGCGGGATCGGAGTCATAGTCGTAAATCGTCGTCGATGTGGCGATATTGACGCCCATTTCCTGCGCGACGGCGGTGAAACCGGCATCCTGAAGAATACGCGCAGCAATTGCGCCGCCGGTATTCGTCGAGGTGTCGTCACGGATCGTGATCGGCGTATCCAGCCTGGCGCCAGACGGCACAGTCGGGCTCACGGTTGCGGCTGCCGTTGCCGTTGCGGTCGCTTCGACTGTCGTCACTGCTGGCGAAGAAGCGGCCGCAGCCTTCATCGGGAAGTATCGGCTAAACAGATCGCCGACGATGTTCCAGTCGAGTGTCATATAGAACGCGTCACCGTCAAACTCAGGATCGTGCTCGATCAACGCGCCCTCCTGCCAGAGGTTAACGCGAACGATGTCGGCCGGGTTCACATCACGGGCGAGGTTGGCCAGCGCGAGCAGTTGATTGAAGCTCAGGTCGGTGCGAAATGAATCTCCCATGCTGTCGATAATCGGCCGCGCGCCGAGAACCAGGTCGACGTTCAGCTTCGACCCCTTCTCTCGCATAGCCATCAGCACCTGCTGCTGGCGCTCGCTGCGGGCGATGTCGTTGTCATCGTGGCGGGTGCGCGCGTAGCGCAACGCGGCCTCGCCATCCATCGACTGCAGGCCCGTCGGGAAATAGACACGGGTCAGCCCGAAATCTTCGGTCGGATACTGATCGTCCTTGACCGGCGTGTTGACATCCACCGTAATCCCGCCGAGCGTGTCGATGATCTTGCGGAACCCAGAGAAGTCCACCGTGACGAAGTAGTTGACCTGAATCTTGAGGTTGTAGGAGACCGTCTCGGCCAGCAAGGCCGCCCCGCTGCCGGCTCGCGCATCTTCGCCAAATGCGAACGCAGCGTTGATCTTGTCTTCGCCGTGGCCGGGGATGGTGACGAGCAGATCGCGCGGCAGACTCATCATCGTCACGCCCTTAGTGGTCGGATCGATGCGCATGAGGATGATCGAGTCGGACCGCGCTGGCTCCTCGTCCCCGTTCCGGAAGTCAATGCCGATCAGCAGCAGGGTGACGGGATCTTTCTGATCCCAGTTTGGGAGAAACTGAGCCAGCTGATCGGTGGGCACCGCCACCGGAGTCCCCAACTCATTGACGGTATAGACCGTATATGGGGTCGGATCGACGTGCGCCTTGTCGTAGGCGTTGTTGATCGCCAGCGCGATATAGAGCACGTATCCGAGTGTGGCGACAACACCGAGTGCGAGGATAATGCCAAGCGCCAGCAGCCAGCGCTTCCATCGTCGACGGTGGGGCTGGTCATGTGTCTCGGCAACGCCGCCTTCCGGCGGGATCGCCGCGCCATCGCCGGCCACGGCCGCTCGCTGGCGACGGACATCGTCGGGGGTCAGCACCGTGACTTCGCCGCTGGCAACAGCCGCAGCGGTGGCATCGACTGCCGCAACAACAGGTTCGGCCGTCACCTCGCCACGATCGCGCGCGGCGGCTTCCTCGACCGACCGAACCACGTCGGCATAATCTTCGTCAGCAGCTACGTGCTCTGATTCCGCAGCGACATCGCCGTCCGCCATATCGGCAGCAGGCGCCTCTGGTTTCGCGGCGACATCGCCAGCCGCCACATCGGCAGTAGACGCCTCTGGTTCCGCGGCGACATCGCCAGCCGGCACATCGGCAGCCGGCGCTTCCGGTTCCGCGGCGACATCGCCAGCCGCCACATCGGCAGTAGACGCCTCTGGTTCCGCGGCGACATCGCCGTCCGCCGCATCGGCAGCGGGTTCTTCTGGTTCCGCGGCGACATCGCCAGCCGCCACATCGGCAGCGACATCCGCCTCTCGCGCGGACGCGTCGGTGTCGAGCCTCAACTCTGTCGTGGCATCGGCCGGTATGCCATCCTCGCCGGGTGTGACGAGATCGAACGCCTCGGTGTCGGTTCGCGGCTGGATGTCGTCGGGCTGTACTACTGGATCTGCCACAGGCAGGGCATCGTCATGATCGGCCGCATCATCTGCCCCAGCAGCAGGCCGCGCTCCCCGTCGGACCTGATAGGCCGGGACGGGACGCCGCCGCGCTGGACGGGGCGACAGGATTACTCGGCGATGGGGCATCGAGATCTCCGGAGCATCAGTAGCATCTCGTCGTTCACGGCGACCACGCGCGGAAGACCCGCAGCGCCAGCGAACTTGAAGGTGGGTAACAGGTCGATCATCTCAAGACGCATTCGCGAAGTATAACAATGGACTGCGATCCCTCGGAACGATAGAGACTTGACTCCTGGTCACTGGATCATCATACTGTACGTACACAACGGCCCAGGTGACGACGGCCGATGCAGGTGATAACAGCCTGCCACATATTCGGTCACGCCCGGGGTGTCACCAAGGATGGGAACAGGCTCGACATGATTCTCTCAGACCGCGACATTCGCGCTGCGATCGCAGACGGCCGCATCAGGATCACTCCGCAGCCGGATCTTGAGGAGCACCTCGGCTCGGTGTCGATCGACTTCCAGCTCGGCAACACCTTCATGGTGTTCGAGCACTCGCGCTTCTCCTACATCGACCCACGCCAGCCACAGTCGATCGGGGAGGCAATGCGCACGATTGTCGTGCCAGACGGCGAGCCGTTCATCATGCAGGCGGGAGACTTCGCGCTCGCGTCGACGGTCGAATCACTCGAGCTGCCGGATGACCTGCTCGGCCGGTTGGAGGGGCGTTCGTCGATTGCCCGGCTGGGGATCACCGTCCACTCGACCGCGGCCGTGTTCGAGCCTGGCTGGGTCGGCACGGCGACGATGGAGCTATCCAACCTGGGAAGAATGGCGGTCGCGCTCTACCCCGGGATGCGGCTGTGCTCATTCACGTTCGAGACGGTCTCCTCACCAGTCGAGACACCATATCGGCTGAAAAAGGGCAACAAGTACGCCGGCCAGCACGAACCACGCGCGAGCATGCTCTCTGAGGAGCAGTCCCGATTGACAACCGAGCCGAATGGCGCCCGCGAGTAAGTAGAGAAAGGGACACACCATGCGCTGGGTACCCGAGCGATTCACGACCTATCGGCGTCGCCCCACGTCCGAGGGACGACACACCCGTGGATCCCGTCTCAATCGCGCGCCGCTGACCGCGCCCAGACGCTCCCCACTCCGCCAGACGCCGGCCTGGTCCCACCGCTCGCGGGCCGAGGTTCGTCCCCTTCGCCGGGTTCGCCACTGCCCCGATCACCGCTAATCGCGCGCTCGCGCGTCTTCCTTGCTCCAATGCTCTCGATCGCCGATTCTTGCGGTCGAATCCATCGAGTATTGCCGGTTCTGCCGCAAATTACTGGTAGAATGAACGTATCGAGACATCGCCGCGCGGTGAGCCGCCGGCAGGAGGGAGACTAGGAGAAGTATGGTCACTGAGACGAAGCTCGACGACTACAAACTGCTGATCGGCGGAAAGATGGTCGACGCCGCGAGTGGCGAGACCTTCGATAGTTACAACCCGGCGACCGGCCAGGCGTTCGCCCGCGTCGCCAAGGCCGGCGCCGAGGATGTCGACCGCGCCGTCGCCGCCGCCCGCAAGGCGTTCGACGAGGGGCCGTGGCCGAACATGGCGCCGAGCGAGCGCGGGCGCGTCCTGCTGAAAATCGCCAATCGCATCCGCGAGCGAGCCACCGAAATCGGCACGATCGAGAGCCATGACGCTGGCAAGCCGCTGACGCGCGCGATCGGCGAGATCATGGGCAGCGCGGCTGTCTATGAGTACTATGCGGGCGCAGCCGACAAGTTCTACGGCGAGACACTGCCGCTGGGCGGCAATATCGTCAACACCACCTGGCGCGAGCCGGTTGGCGTCGTCGGACAGATCGTGCCCTGGAACTTCCCGTTCATGATGGCGACGTGGAAGGTCGCCCCGGCGCTGGCCGCCGGCTGCACGATCATCCTCAAGCCGGCCTCGAACACCCCGCTGACAGCGGTGCTGCTCGGCGAGATCTGCTACGAGGCGGGCCTGCCAGAAGGCGTCATCAACGTCCTCCCCGGCCCGGGCGCCGAGATCGGCGAGTACATGTCGGCGCACCCACAGATTGACAAGATCGCCTTCACTGGTGAGACAACAACGGGCGCGGCCATCCTGCGAGCCTCCTCCAGCACGATCAAGAAGGTCTCGCTGGAGCTCGGCGGCAAGAGCCCGAATATCATCTTCGCCGACGCCGACCTGGAGAAGGCCGCAGCGGCGGCTATCCCGGCAGCGTTCTACAACTCCGGCCAGGTCTGCACTGCGCGGACGCGCCTGTTCGTCGGCAGCAAGGCATACGACGATGTCATGCAGGTGCTGGTCGATCAGGCTGAGTCGTGGAAGGTTGGCAACCCGAGCGATCCGACCACGATGATGGGTCCGGTCGTCTCTGGCGGTCAGTGGGACCGCGTCACCTCCTACATCGACATCGGCAAGAACGAGGGCGCCGAACTGATCTACGGTGGCGCGAGGCCGTCGACGATGGCCGATGGCCACTTCATCCAGCCGACGATCTTCGGCCAGGTGACGAACGACATGCGGATCGCCCGCGAGGAGATCTTCGGCCCAGTCCTGTCGGTTATCCCGTTCATGGACGAGGAAGATCTCATCCGTGAGGCAAACGCCAACGAGTACGGGCTGGCGGGCTCGGTCTGGACGCGCGACATCGGCAAGGCGATGCGCGTGGCCCGGGCGCTGCGGACCGGCCAGGTCGCGATCAACTCGAACGGCGGCCCGGGCGTTCTCGGCCCATTCGGCGGCTACAAGAAGTCTGGCATCGGCCGCGAGCTTGGCATGTATGGCATGGAGCTGTACACCGAGGTCAAGAACATCTACATGGACCTGAACCCGTAACACGCGGGGAAACTCAGCGTTCAGGCGAGGCCGGGGTCACTTCGACCCCGGCCTCGCCGCATTTTCGCGAACAGCAACAACGACACAAACTCAGCTCGGAGATATTCACCTACATATCGCGCGCCGCATCTTATGCCTATGACAGAAACATCACTGCGCCAACAGGTATTGCATTCAGCCGGTTGTGTGCTATATTTGCTTCTATCGACGCAAGCCGAATCGATAGGAGACGTGGGGATGTCACGCAGGTGGCTGTCAGCTGTCGTTGGAAGTTTACTCGCGCTGCTGCTCGTGCCGATCGCGCAGGCGGCAGATACGAACCTGGGGGACCTATCGCTCTCCTCGTCCAACTGGGCAGAGGACAGCGGCAACTTCCCAGGGATTTGGGACCTGACGCAAGGTGATATGACGATCAGCTTCACGTACGATGGAAACGGGCTGGTGGATGCGTCCGGTGCTCATGCTTGGGCGGAGCTCGGCGTTCGATCTCTGCATAGCGGCGGATTCAACTTCAACCCGAACTCGCGCTACACGTACAACACGACCACGTTCGACTTGCGCGCCGAGGGAAGTTCAACTGATGTAGGCGATGTGACGGTCTCATCGGACGAGACAAACATCTACGTCAAATTCGTGGTCAATTCAGGATCAAACTGTACGATCGCGAGGACGCGTGTCCAGGCTGGATCATCGGTTAGTGGCTTCCCACGGACGTGGTGGGGCGACGCAGTGCCCAGCCGCTTCAATCACCAGACGATCCACTCACCTCAGGTCATCGAATACGTCTACACGATCTCCCGCTCCGAGGTTGGAGACGGTGACGTCTACGTTGCAGCGAACGCGCAGATTTACTGCGACACTCAGCGGAACCCCCGTTCCAGGATCGTCCGGACCTGTATCGACGCATGGGCCGGAGGAGTGCCGTTCTCGCGCATCGGCGACACACGCTACGCGATCTATGACTCAAGTGCCACACGGGTGGATGGGTCGGGTGTATGGTTCGCCAGTGACTACGATTGGACGGCGGGGACATTCGGTCCCGATCCGGCTGGATCACCAAGTCTCGATATCGACGACAAGTTCACAATTTCAAGATTCGGCGGGCACGCTGAGGGAGACTACAACCTTCCCCAGACACCACCGGATCCCTGGAACAACACCCACTTCTGGTTTGACCGCGACGACGTCGATCAGTGGCAGGCAGCGATGTGGGGCATGGCCCCCAGAGTGAGCTACAACACGAACGGGATCTATCATGTCGTCATTACCCTGCACGCCACGAGCGCGACAGCGGGCACGGCCTACATGACCGTCAACGGCGCCTCGCAGGGTTTCTACAGTAATGGATGGAAGGA
Protein-coding sequences here:
- a CDS encoding NADH-quinone oxidoreductase subunit M, yielding MSNFPILSLITYFPLAGALVIFFWANASPKTTRQIALWASIGSFVASLIMLAGFDSNKSGMQWTEHMSWLPSVGIHYDMGIDGISVLLVVLTTLLSMLAIIWSFGPIQTRVREYFIAILLLEMGMIGVFVSLDLFLFYIFFELSLIPMALLIGVWGSANRVYAAIKFFLYTLAGSLLMLVGIVATYQAYYEETGVRTLNILELSQGHYGHTFQMWTFAAFFIAFAIKVPMWPFHTWLPDAHTEAPTAGSVLLAGVLLKIGGYGLIRFNLPLFEDAARTWAPWIMVLSVIAIIYGALVALPQPDMKKLIAYSSVSHMGFVTLGIFSFTMTGMYGAMIVMLSHGFVTSGLFMCVGVLYDRAHTRMISAFGGLATRMPIYASLFGVLMFASIGLPGLSGFVGEYLAMQGAFREYYWAGAISMFVVILAAWYMMWLYQRVVFMRQPEDMPDPHDNELTPEEVLMLQRAGVGHGDAHGLPAVSGGSGDTAHAAEHGRISWHDLDTRELVAIVPLVILSIVLGVWPGVFMNVMQRSLEAALQAFGSIGI
- a CDS encoding NADH-quinone oxidoreductase subunit N; this translates as METVTQLFPHINPDVTLIIPQLIVLGTALLLLLGDVLLDRSRHSVLTWLTLVGFGAALVANFFYIGVNRTTFNGMFRADDISVFVNLIALTGAILSVMISASYLEKNVESGGMPLPEYYVLLALSTLGAMVVGASGDLLMVFIGIEMGSLAIYALTGFARKRMTSLEGALKYFLLGLFASAILIYGMAWVYGATGTTNLDGVAQALSGVVTNGKVEPSLLLALLLLTVGLGFKVAAVPFHMWTPDAYQGAPTPVSAYMSVIPKIAGFAAMIRIFPQALGPMRDEWVTIIAILAIITMAFGNIVAVTQRDVKRMLAYSSIGHTGYVMAGLAAFGAVQASDDHSVSSVLYYLFAYAFMNIGAFAVVAWLQERGGGTTIDDFNGLGARSPLAALSMTIFMFSLMGIPPLVGFYAKYYVIVATIEANMIWLAVSIVLASAVSAFFYLRVVAAMYFAPAPETEMRESRMPLMATGLAVMVVATILAGIFSSQILNLAQNWINAFSTTVAIR
- a CDS encoding sensor histidine kinase, which gives rise to MARHNSTTQPQQRPILEEVRAAWHTYGSPVEQSDDDLLAIVWHRVRHSHPLTLYRAMAFIVALGIMASHLHAESSLRDEYWALVIGALHLGATAVLVHRLPLRVTPMSIAAVVADGAICVLLVAMTFGWQGPFWLYSLSAVFWPAFAFPFWLAMLSVAVYDATVLLTNTDRIRATFADGFGGDLAARLLMVFLIAGAISLTAKAMAAARVLATEAERNRIARDLHDGVGKTLGGISLEARSLAQWIDRDPVEARRRARYVTRISERAAMEVRHVIRSLRQGEATEYLLPAVSERLADWSEKRPETVHVRINGPDNPVPILIHGEVLRMLDELLNNIERHASAQNVWVRLTLSSAAVTLAVRDDGVGFDQNWLDPWADDGHFGLLGARERALILGGHFNLQSTPGVGTEVTIDISLTSREEPLVHVL
- a CDS encoding response regulator transcription factor; protein product: MFFDDSMPVALPDNAVIGKNRHESRPDEIRVLIIDDNFVVRRGLQSSLEFDPAIEVVGEGSSGDEAIDLARDLVPDVILMDIRMPDRDGISATEVISDESPTSKVLILTWSEDPEHLRSAVLAGAKGYLVHGRFSPERLSEAVHVIHEGGALITPMLAPALLDFVRAGTQGGRGRSGSGSMLTPRELQVLEYIVVGKSNREIAEILFIEEKTVKNHISNIYSKLHLKNRYEAITRGRDHLR
- a CDS encoding LCP family protein, with translation MADPVVQPDDIQPRTDTEAFDLVTPGEDGIPADATTELRLDTDASAREADVAADVAAGDVAAEPEEPAADAADGDVAAEPEASTADVAAGDVAAEPEAPAADVPAGDVAAEPEASTADVAAGDVAAKPEAPAADMADGDVAAESEHVAADEDYADVVRSVEEAAARDRGEVTAEPVVAAVDATAAAVASGEVTVLTPDDVRRQRAAVAGDGAAIPPEGGVAETHDQPHRRRWKRWLLALGIILALGVVATLGYVLYIALAINNAYDKAHVDPTPYTVYTVNELGTPVAVPTDQLAQFLPNWDQKDPVTLLLIGIDFRNGDEEPARSDSIILMRIDPTTKGVTMMSLPRDLLVTIPGHGEDKINAAFAFGEDARAGSGAALLAETVSYNLKIQVNYFVTVDFSGFRKIIDTLGGITVDVNTPVKDDQYPTEDFGLTRVYFPTGLQSMDGEAALRYARTRHDDNDIARSERQQQVLMAMREKGSKLNVDLVLGARPIIDSMGDSFRTDLSFNQLLALANLARDVNPADIVRVNLWQEGALIEHDPEFDGDAFYMTLDWNIVGDLFSRYFPMKAAAASSPAVTTVEATATATAAATVSPTVPSGARLDTPITIRDDTSTNTGGAIAARILQDAGFTAVAQEMGVNIATSTTIYDYDSDPATAAAIAHHLGLDPSAVVPGTGGTGIVIIVGDDVVATHAP
- the dcd gene encoding dCTP deaminase, with protein sequence MILSDRDIRAAIADGRIRITPQPDLEEHLGSVSIDFQLGNTFMVFEHSRFSYIDPRQPQSIGEAMRTIVVPDGEPFIMQAGDFALASTVESLELPDDLLGRLEGRSSIARLGITVHSTAAVFEPGWVGTATMELSNLGRMAVALYPGMRLCSFTFETVSSPVETPYRLKKGNKYAGQHEPRASMLSEEQSRLTTEPNGARE